A stretch of Carnobacterium iners DNA encodes these proteins:
- the ispE gene encoding 4-(cytidine 5'-diphospho)-2-C-methyl-D-erythritol kinase, whose amino-acid sequence MNTEVTEKAPAKINLTLDVLHKREDGYHELEMVMTSVDLADYITLKTLKKDTIIIQSNNGFLPLDQRNHAYKAARLIKDKFNIQLGVEMMIRKNIPIAAGLGGGSSDAAATLRGLNQLWNLNLSLAELAELGAEVGSDVPYCIYGGTAFVSGRGEKIEHLEAVPQCWVVLVKPKKGISTGTVFSALSYETLIHPSTRLMVAAIQEQDYSKMTNLIGNSLEEASTIRQPSIEKIKQKMISFGADAALMSGSGPTIFALCRKYSRAQRVYNGLKGFCNEVYLVRTLK is encoded by the coding sequence ATGAATACAGAAGTAACAGAAAAAGCTCCTGCTAAAATCAACTTGACGTTAGATGTCTTGCATAAGCGTGAAGATGGTTACCATGAACTTGAGATGGTTATGACTTCTGTTGATTTAGCAGACTATATAACATTGAAAACACTTAAAAAAGATACGATTATTATTCAATCTAATAATGGTTTTTTACCTTTAGATCAAAGGAACCATGCATATAAGGCAGCTAGATTAATAAAAGATAAATTTAATATTCAACTAGGTGTAGAAATGATGATTAGAAAAAATATTCCAATCGCAGCGGGTTTAGGTGGTGGAAGCAGTGATGCAGCAGCAACATTAAGAGGCTTAAACCAATTATGGAATTTAAATTTATCATTAGCTGAATTAGCTGAATTGGGTGCTGAGGTAGGTTCGGATGTCCCTTATTGTATTTATGGAGGGACAGCCTTTGTAAGTGGACGAGGCGAAAAGATAGAACACTTAGAAGCTGTCCCTCAGTGCTGGGTTGTTCTAGTTAAGCCTAAAAAAGGTATCTCAACAGGAACAGTCTTTAGCGCACTTTCTTATGAGACACTTATACACCCTTCTACCCGATTAATGGTAGCCGCTATTCAAGAGCAAGACTACTCAAAAATGACAAATTTAATAGGTAATTCATTGGAAGAAGCATCTACTATTCGACAACCTTCGATTGAAAAAATCAAACAAAAAATGATTTCTTTTGGAGCAGATGCTGCTTTGATGAGCGGCAGTGGGCCAACTATTTTTGCTCTTTGTCGTAAGTACTCTAGAGCGCAAAGAGTTTATAATGGTCTAAAAGGTTTTTGTAATGAAGTTTATCTCGTAAGAACACTAAAATAA
- a CDS encoding Veg family protein, with the protein MPITLSSIKEKLDLKLGKKIMLTAQVGRKKKTERKGILTETYPSVFVVELDQDENAFERVSYSYTDVLTQSVEIQFLDEESLQYA; encoded by the coding sequence ATGCCAATTACATTATCCAGTATCAAAGAGAAACTAGATCTCAAATTAGGTAAAAAAATTATGTTGACCGCACAAGTAGGTCGTAAGAAAAAGACAGAGCGCAAAGGTATTTTGACTGAAACATATCCTTCCGTTTTTGTTGTGGAATTAGATCAAGATGAAAATGCTTTTGAACGTGTTTCTTATAGTTATACAGATGTTTTGACCCAATCGGTGGAAATTCAATTTCTAGATGAAGAAAGTCTACAATATGCTTAA
- the rsmA gene encoding 16S rRNA (adenine(1518)-N(6)/adenine(1519)-N(6))-dimethyltransferase RsmA — protein sequence MTTNKDIATPIRTKEILKKHGFSLKKSLGQNFIIDSNILTKIVDTAGLNKQTNVVEVGPGIGALTEHLARSSKEVIAFEIDDRLLPVLEDTLSPYNNVTIINKDVLQANLKEILSNKLDLTEPLMVVANLPYYITTPIIMYFLESTVRIDTLVVMMQKEVAERVTSAPGSKAYGSLSIAVQYYMDAEIAFIVPKTVFVPQPNVDSAIIKLTRRETPAVEVLNEKIFFEVVRAAFVQRRKTLWNNLSGRYGKNEGVKEKLIEALDYAGIDPKRRGETLSLVEFGKLSDGIYLKLLKLN from the coding sequence ATGACAACGAATAAGGATATTGCAACACCTATTAGAACGAAAGAAATATTAAAAAAACATGGGTTTTCCCTTAAAAAAAGTTTAGGCCAGAATTTTATCATTGATTCAAATATCTTAACAAAAATTGTTGATACGGCAGGACTAAACAAACAAACAAATGTTGTTGAAGTAGGACCCGGTATTGGAGCCTTAACAGAGCACTTAGCTCGTTCGAGCAAAGAAGTTATTGCGTTTGAAATAGATGATCGCTTGCTGCCTGTATTAGAGGATACGTTAAGTCCTTATAATAATGTAACGATCATAAACAAAGATGTTTTACAGGCAAATTTGAAAGAAATCTTATCAAATAAACTAGATTTAACCGAACCACTAATGGTTGTAGCAAATTTACCTTACTATATAACGACGCCAATCATTATGTATTTTCTGGAATCAACTGTTCGAATTGATACGTTAGTTGTGATGATGCAAAAAGAAGTTGCAGAAAGAGTTACATCAGCGCCCGGTAGCAAAGCATATGGTTCATTATCCATTGCAGTTCAATACTATATGGATGCAGAAATAGCTTTTATTGTACCTAAAACAGTTTTCGTGCCACAGCCCAATGTTGATTCAGCAATTATCAAACTAACTAGAAGAGAAACACCTGCTGTTGAGGTACTAAATGAGAAAATTTTCTTTGAAGTTGTGCGAGCTGCATTTGTTCAACGAAGAAAAACTCTTTGGAATAATCTTTCTGGTAGATATGGAAAAAATGAAGGTGTGAAAGAAAAATTAATTGAAGCACTTGACTATGCTGGAATTGATCCAAAACGACGAGGAGAAACACTGAGTTTAGTGGAATTTGGTAAATTATCAGATGGAATCTACTTAAAACTATTAAAATTAAATTAG
- the rnmV gene encoding ribonuclease M5, with translation MEKIKEIIVVEGRDDTRRIKESLEADTIETNGSAINTETLKLIEKAQATRGVIVFTDPDFPGEKIRKIISRAVPGVKHAFLTIDEAKPKHKGSLGIEHACPEAIRRALSKSYTQVLEQKTVIPRQLLIDTGLIAGAYARKRREKLGDRLNIGYTNGKQLQKRLNMFQISPDEVIQAMQQILEEENDNE, from the coding sequence ATGGAAAAAATAAAAGAAATTATTGTCGTCGAAGGACGAGATGATACGAGAAGAATTAAAGAGTCACTTGAGGCTGACACGATTGAGACTAATGGTTCAGCTATCAATACTGAGACACTAAAGTTAATTGAAAAAGCACAAGCAACAAGAGGTGTCATTGTTTTTACTGATCCTGATTTTCCAGGAGAAAAAATAAGGAAAATAATCTCAAGAGCTGTACCAGGTGTAAAACATGCTTTTTTAACGATTGATGAGGCTAAACCAAAGCATAAAGGCAGTCTAGGTATTGAGCACGCTTGTCCAGAAGCAATTCGAAGAGCGTTATCAAAAAGTTATACGCAAGTATTAGAGCAAAAAACAGTGATTCCTAGACAATTATTAATAGATACAGGTTTAATTGCTGGAGCGTATGCACGAAAAAGACGAGAAAAATTGGGTGACCGATTGAACATTGGTTATACTAATGGAAAACAGCTTCAAAAGAGATTAAACATGTTCCAAATCTCGCCGGACGAAGTTATTCAAGCTATGCAACAGATTTTGGAGGAAGAAAATGACAACGAATAA
- a CDS encoding TatD family hydrolase has protein sequence MLFDTHTHLNAEEFDEEIPETLQRAKEHDVSRMAVVGFDLLTIEKTLTLSEKYPEVFSIIGWHPTESYLYTEKIEEQLYQQLQLPKVVAMGEMGLDYHWDTSPKQKQQDVFRRQLQISKELNLPVSIHMRDAIEDTYQILKEEHVEDIGGIMHSFSGNTQWMERFLDLGMHISLSGVVTFKNAREPKDIAKVVPFDKLLIETDAPYLAPVPYRGKRNEPAYVKYVAEKVAELRGCSYEAVATQTLENANRLFRLDEWKK, from the coding sequence ATGTTATTCGATACACATACCCATTTAAACGCAGAAGAATTTGATGAAGAAATTCCAGAAACGCTTCAACGTGCGAAAGAACACGATGTTTCTCGTATGGCAGTGGTTGGTTTTGATTTATTAACCATTGAAAAAACACTAACTTTAAGCGAAAAATATCCAGAAGTCTTTAGTATTATCGGTTGGCATCCAACTGAAAGTTATTTGTATACTGAAAAAATTGAAGAACAACTTTACCAACAATTGCAATTACCTAAAGTAGTGGCTATGGGTGAAATGGGCTTAGATTATCACTGGGATACTTCTCCCAAACAAAAACAACAAGATGTTTTTAGAAGACAACTTCAAATCTCGAAAGAATTAAACTTGCCTGTTAGTATCCATATGCGTGATGCGATAGAAGATACGTATCAGATTCTAAAAGAAGAGCACGTTGAAGATATAGGCGGCATCATGCATAGTTTTAGTGGCAATACACAATGGATGGAGCGTTTTTTGGACTTAGGTATGCATATCTCTTTAAGCGGCGTAGTGACATTTAAAAACGCACGAGAGCCTAAAGATATAGCAAAAGTTGTTCCTTTTGATAAATTATTAATTGAAACAGACGCTCCTTATTTAGCTCCTGTTCCTTACAGAGGCAAGCGAAATGAGCCAGCTTATGTTAAATATGTAGCAGAAAAAGTTGCCGAGTTAAGAGGCTGTTCTTATGAAGCAGTAGCTACTCAAACATTGGAGAATGCCAACAGATTGTTTAGGTTAGACGAATGGAAAAAATAA
- the metG gene encoding methionine--tRNA ligase produces MTEKKPFYITTPIYYPSGKLHIGNAYSTIACDVMARYKRMIGFDVFYLTGSDEHGQKIENKAEELAITPQQYVDKMADDMQSLWKLLEISNDKFIRTTDPVHEKVVADIFEQFLAQGDIYLDEYEGWYSVPDETFYTETQLVDIERSAAGEIISGKSPDSGHPVELIKEESYFFKMSKYADRLLEYYNAHPDFIQPESRKNEMINNFIKPGLEDLAVSRTTFSWGVKVPSNPKHVIYVWIDALANYITALGYGTDDTTLFDKFWPADVHMVGKEIIRFHTIYWPIMLMALDLPLPKKIFGHGWLLMKDGKMSKSKGNVVYPEMLVERYSLDALRYYLMREVSFGSDGVFTPEDFVSRVNYDLANDLGNLLNRTIAMINKYFDGKIPAYKGNVTDFDGSMKETAETVIANYQVEMEKMQFSSALSNIWVLISRANKYIDETEPWKLAKDEEKKESLESIMTHLAESLRISGVLLQPFLTQAPKELFRQLGIEDEASKNWESISFGQFPQDSQAVAKGTPIFPRLDMEEEVAYIKTQMDGDLTVNDEEEVVLEEWDPTETKLVSVKEKQIKYEDFDKVELKVAEVIDCGKVEGADKLLKFRLDAGDENHRQILSGIAEWYLNPADLIGKKVIIVANLKPRKMRGEISQGMILSSEKDGVLQIIEAPKEAPNGSEVA; encoded by the coding sequence TTGACTGAGAAAAAACCATTTTATATTACAACCCCAATTTACTATCCGAGCGGAAAATTACATATAGGAAATGCTTATTCTACCATCGCCTGTGACGTAATGGCACGTTATAAAAGAATGATTGGTTTTGATGTATTTTATTTAACAGGTAGTGATGAACATGGCCAAAAAATTGAAAATAAGGCAGAAGAGTTAGCTATTACCCCTCAACAATACGTGGATAAGATGGCTGATGATATGCAAAGCTTATGGAAGTTATTAGAAATTAGTAACGACAAGTTTATTCGGACAACGGATCCGGTTCATGAAAAGGTAGTAGCTGATATCTTCGAACAATTTTTAGCACAAGGAGATATTTATTTAGATGAGTATGAAGGCTGGTATTCTGTACCGGATGAAACCTTTTATACAGAGACCCAGTTAGTTGATATTGAGCGTAGTGCTGCTGGAGAAATTATTAGTGGGAAGTCACCAGATAGTGGTCATCCTGTAGAACTGATAAAAGAAGAATCGTATTTCTTTAAGATGAGTAAATATGCTGATCGGTTGTTAGAGTATTACAATGCGCATCCTGACTTTATTCAACCAGAATCACGTAAAAATGAAATGATTAATAATTTTATTAAACCAGGCCTAGAAGATTTGGCGGTCTCTCGAACAACGTTCTCTTGGGGTGTTAAGGTGCCAAGCAATCCAAAACATGTTATTTATGTTTGGATTGACGCTTTGGCGAATTATATTACGGCTTTAGGTTACGGTACAGATGACACAACTTTATTTGATAAGTTTTGGCCAGCTGACGTGCATATGGTTGGGAAAGAGATTATTCGTTTCCATACGATTTATTGGCCGATTATGTTGATGGCTTTAGACTTACCTTTACCGAAAAAAATATTCGGTCACGGCTGGTTATTGATGAAAGACGGCAAAATGTCAAAATCAAAAGGCAATGTTGTTTATCCCGAGATGTTAGTTGAACGCTATAGTTTAGATGCTTTACGTTATTATCTAATGAGAGAAGTTTCATTTGGTAGTGATGGCGTATTTACACCGGAAGATTTTGTTTCAAGAGTAAATTATGATTTAGCGAATGATTTAGGAAATCTCTTAAATAGAACCATTGCGATGATTAACAAATACTTCGATGGTAAGATTCCAGCTTATAAGGGTAATGTGACGGATTTTGATGGGTCAATGAAAGAAACAGCCGAAACGGTTATCGCTAATTATCAGGTTGAGATGGAAAAAATGCAATTTAGTAGTGCTTTGAGTAATATTTGGGTACTAATTTCTAGAGCAAATAAATACATCGATGAAACTGAGCCTTGGAAACTAGCCAAAGATGAAGAAAAAAAAGAGTCTCTAGAAAGTATTATGACTCATTTAGCAGAAAGTTTGAGAATTTCTGGTGTTTTACTGCAACCTTTCTTAACTCAAGCACCAAAAGAATTATTCAGACAATTAGGCATTGAAGATGAAGCATCAAAAAACTGGGAGAGTATAAGTTTTGGTCAATTCCCACAAGATTCTCAAGCTGTTGCAAAAGGTACACCAATCTTCCCACGTTTAGATATGGAAGAAGAAGTGGCCTATATAAAAACCCAAATGGATGGTGATTTAACAGTGAATGACGAAGAAGAGGTTGTTTTAGAAGAATGGGATCCGACAGAGACAAAATTAGTTTCTGTTAAAGAAAAACAAATCAAATATGAAGATTTTGATAAAGTAGAATTGAAAGTCGCTGAAGTAATCGATTGTGGAAAAGTTGAAGGAGCAGATAAGCTATTGAAATTTCGATTAGATGCTGGCGATGAAAATCACCGTCAAATTCTTTCAGGAATTGCTGAATGGTACCTTAATCCAGCAGATTTGATTGGCAAAAAAGTTATTATTGTTGCTAATTTAAAACCGCGCAAGATGCGTGGCGAAATTAGTCAAGGAATGATTTTATCTTCAGAAAAAGATGGAGTATTACAGATTATTGAAGCGCCTAAAGAGGCACCAAATGGTTCTGAAGTAGCTTAA
- a CDS encoding DUF72 domain-containing protein yields the protein MITIGLTGWSDHELLMTNKAHKLEEYASHFPFVELDTSFYAIPSEKNILSWLDKTPKNFQFIPKAFQAMTQHKEWIDFFPSQQAMFQTYLVAFGPMIEANKIKAFLFQFPPFFHYTKEHLVDLKNMRTWMGNLPVAIEFRHSSWFTKENSPHTLAFLAEHQFIHAVIDQPQTPGNSIPLVAAATNKKLSLLRLHGRNYEGWLNSSGPNWREKRTLHDYSEKELTLFIPIIQSLETKSEEVIIIFNNNSGGHAARNAKHLQKLLRLTFDQLGPQQLSLFD from the coding sequence ATGATTACAATAGGTTTAACCGGTTGGAGCGACCACGAATTATTGATGACAAACAAAGCTCACAAATTGGAGGAGTATGCTTCTCATTTTCCTTTTGTTGAGTTAGATACGAGCTTTTATGCCATTCCATCCGAAAAAAATATTTTAAGTTGGCTTGATAAAACACCTAAAAATTTCCAGTTTATTCCTAAAGCTTTTCAAGCAATGACTCAACACAAAGAATGGATTGATTTCTTCCCCTCTCAACAAGCTATGTTTCAAACCTATCTTGTAGCTTTTGGGCCCATGATAGAAGCGAATAAGATAAAAGCCTTTTTATTTCAATTTCCACCATTCTTTCACTACACGAAAGAACACTTAGTAGATTTAAAGAATATGCGAACTTGGATGGGTAATTTGCCAGTAGCCATTGAATTTCGCCACTCTAGTTGGTTTACTAAAGAAAATAGTCCCCATACACTAGCTTTTCTAGCGGAGCACCAATTTATTCATGCCGTTATTGATCAACCCCAAACTCCTGGAAATAGCATCCCATTGGTCGCAGCAGCGACTAACAAAAAATTGTCGCTCTTGCGATTGCACGGTCGTAATTACGAAGGATGGCTAAACTCAAGTGGACCAAACTGGCGTGAAAAAAGAACCTTACATGATTATAGTGAAAAAGAATTAACTCTTTTTATCCCAATTATTCAATCACTAGAAACTAAATCCGAGGAAGTTATTATTATTTTTAATAACAATTCAGGTGGTCATGCTGCTCGTAACGCAAAACACTTGCAAAAGTTATTGCGTTTAACCTTTGATCAATTAGGACCTCAACAACTCAGTCTATTTGATTAA
- a CDS encoding LLM class flavin-dependent oxidoreductase → MKLSVLDQAPITNGNTAVEALRKSEELAILADELGYSRFWLAEHHGTDGYASSAPEIVVAHIASKTKRIRVGTGGIMMMHYSPLKMAEIFKTLSAFSPDRIDFGVGRAPGGDRNAMYALSEGRQPLLDNLYEKLDTTLKLINDKTPNDRLYDKTIATPSDVNLPQAWLLGSSGSSALEAARMGLGYSFAQFFMGGMTKEIMDQYKNHFVPSYFMEKPEISVAYLVTVAETKEEAEFEALPQDIGRLWLMQGKPSNLLSPEEARQYPLTESDKRMIADNRQLHLVGTAKEVADRLKEEQEYYGFDEAMICSIPHSQEKRLDVYRLLAKELL, encoded by the coding sequence ATGAAATTAAGTGTATTGGATCAAGCACCGATTACTAATGGAAATACTGCGGTGGAAGCTTTAAGGAAATCAGAAGAATTAGCTATTCTAGCAGATGAGCTAGGATATAGTCGTTTTTGGTTAGCGGAGCACCATGGAACAGATGGGTATGCAAGCTCAGCTCCCGAGATTGTGGTTGCTCATATCGCATCGAAAACTAAACGCATTCGAGTTGGAACTGGTGGGATTATGATGATGCATTATTCGCCTTTAAAAATGGCTGAAATATTTAAGACATTAAGTGCATTCTCGCCAGATAGAATAGATTTTGGAGTTGGCAGAGCACCAGGCGGGGATAGAAATGCGATGTATGCTTTATCAGAAGGTCGACAACCCCTCTTAGATAATCTGTATGAGAAGCTAGATACAACATTAAAATTAATCAATGATAAAACCCCGAATGATAGACTCTACGACAAAACAATTGCGACACCTTCAGACGTCAATTTGCCACAAGCTTGGTTATTAGGTTCAAGCGGAAGCAGTGCCTTAGAAGCAGCACGCATGGGCTTAGGTTATTCGTTCGCACAATTTTTCATGGGGGGGATGACAAAAGAAATAATGGACCAATATAAAAATCATTTTGTGCCGTCTTATTTTATGGAAAAACCAGAAATTAGTGTGGCCTATTTAGTTACGGTTGCTGAGACAAAAGAAGAAGCTGAATTTGAAGCATTGCCACAAGATATTGGCAGATTATGGTTGATGCAAGGTAAACCTAGTAACTTGTTATCACCAGAAGAAGCGCGACAGTATCCATTAACGGAAAGCGATAAAAGAATGATAGCAGATAACCGTCAATTGCATCTTGTAGGCACAGCTAAAGAAGTGGCTGATCGTTTGAAAGAAGAACAAGAATATTACGGATTTGATGAAGCAATGATTTGTAGTATTCCACACTCACAAGAAAAGCGCTTAGACGTTTATCGTTTATTGGCAAAAGAGTTGCTATAA
- a CDS encoding IS4 family transposase, producing the protein MDKYKTNSAFNKWFSSIKLNLLPSPIQKKIVDFDKYHKKLSFFQALQLFLHGINDEKESLREMDAAFVSKELQKEMGMTSISYSQLSRTLSKIDSEILLAIFSQLVSQAKNKRPVTKRNSLYLIDSSTFSLNQNLYQWADFRKTKSGVKLHLKLCFMDNDHLYPDEFTLTNAVEHDTNQLEVLVNQPEATYVFDRGYLDFERLDTMHSQGYFFVTRIKKNTKVHVLEPLVAFKSESVISDQMVALGAQNHLTSRFRLVTVQDKKGKTLQFITNRFDCSSTDIAEMYKARWQIELFFKHIKQHMTIKKFFSRSEKGVVNQLILAMIASLLTYLIKLKTKSKQSVFQIKRFFRYLLFQPAEEWFNLLIPT; encoded by the coding sequence ATGGATAAGTATAAAACAAATTCTGCTTTTAATAAATGGTTTTCTTCCATTAAGCTAAATCTTTTACCAAGCCCTATTCAAAAAAAGATTGTTGACTTTGATAAATACCATAAGAAACTTAGTTTCTTCCAAGCTCTTCAACTTTTTCTTCATGGAATCAATGACGAAAAAGAAAGTCTTAGAGAGATGGATGCGGCTTTTGTTTCGAAAGAACTTCAAAAAGAAATGGGTATGACTAGTATCAGTTATTCTCAGCTCTCTAGAACTCTCTCAAAAATAGATTCAGAGATTCTTTTAGCCATTTTTAGTCAGCTAGTTAGTCAGGCTAAAAATAAAAGGCCCGTAACGAAACGAAATAGTCTCTACCTAATTGATTCTTCGACGTTTTCACTTAACCAAAACCTTTATCAATGGGCTGATTTTCGTAAAACAAAATCAGGAGTTAAGCTTCACTTAAAACTCTGCTTTATGGATAATGACCATCTTTACCCAGATGAATTTACACTGACTAACGCCGTCGAGCACGATACAAATCAGTTAGAAGTATTGGTTAATCAACCTGAAGCGACTTATGTGTTTGATCGCGGTTACCTTGATTTTGAACGATTAGATACGATGCACTCGCAGGGCTACTTCTTTGTGACAAGAATCAAAAAGAATACAAAAGTTCATGTTTTAGAACCATTAGTAGCTTTCAAGAGTGAGTCCGTTATCAGCGACCAAATGGTCGCATTAGGTGCTCAGAACCATCTAACGTCCAGATTTCGTTTAGTAACCGTTCAAGACAAAAAGGGGAAAACTCTCCAGTTTATTACCAATCGTTTTGACTGCTCCTCTACTGACATTGCAGAAATGTACAAAGCACGTTGGCAAATAGAGCTGTTTTTCAAGCATATTAAACAACATATGACGATTAAAAAGTTTTTTTCGAGAAGTGAAAAAGGGGTTGTCAATCAGCTGATTTTAGCCATGATTGCCAGTTTATTAACCTATTTGATTAAGTTAAAAACAAAAAGTAAACAGTCTGTTTTCCAAATCAAACGATTTTTTCGTTATCTGTTATTTCAACCGGCAGAAGAATGGTTTAATCTTTTGATACCGACTTAG
- a CDS encoding cation:proton antiporter: MLLSLALILIVGFIFSSIFSRLRLPGLLGLILTGIILGPYCLNLLDPKILSISADIRQIALIVILFRAGLTMNINDLKKNGRPAILMTFLPATFEIITVTILAPLLFGISTLEAAILGTVLGAVSPAIVVPRMIRLIESGYGKAKGIPQMILAGASVDDVFVIVLFTSFLGMFQGNGFEIFSLLSVPVAIIFGLLLGVLVGYILVKLFKYFHIRDTVKVLLILSICFLMVVLEERLKGFFPISGLLGVMALGGIILKLYPLLAKRINTKFSKIWIGAEVFLFVLVGSVTDITALSEAGITVVLLILISLIFRMTAVFLSVSGTNLTVKEKLFTAGAYTPKATVQAAIGSIPLAMGVPAGNIILTVAVLSIILTAPLGATFIDLSYKKLLEK, translated from the coding sequence GTGCTGTTGAGTCTTGCGTTGATATTAATTGTAGGCTTTATATTTAGTTCCATTTTTAGTCGTTTACGTTTGCCAGGTTTATTGGGTCTCATTTTAACAGGAATTATTTTAGGTCCGTATTGTTTAAATCTTTTAGACCCCAAAATATTATCTATATCAGCTGATATACGTCAAATTGCATTGATTGTTATTTTGTTTAGGGCAGGATTAACAATGAATATTAACGATCTGAAAAAGAATGGTCGTCCTGCTATTTTAATGACCTTCTTGCCGGCTACATTTGAAATAATAACTGTAACCATATTAGCACCGTTATTATTTGGAATTAGCACTTTAGAAGCTGCTATTTTAGGGACTGTTTTAGGAGCTGTTTCTCCAGCAATTGTGGTTCCGCGAATGATTAGACTTATTGAAAGTGGCTATGGAAAAGCCAAAGGAATTCCCCAGATGATTTTAGCTGGAGCTTCTGTAGATGATGTGTTTGTCATTGTATTATTTACGTCATTTTTAGGCATGTTTCAAGGAAATGGGTTTGAAATATTTTCGTTGCTATCTGTTCCCGTAGCAATTATTTTTGGTCTTCTATTAGGAGTTCTAGTAGGGTACATCCTGGTTAAATTATTTAAGTATTTTCATATTCGCGATACCGTAAAAGTGTTATTAATTTTAAGCATATGTTTTTTAATGGTGGTTTTAGAAGAAAGGTTAAAAGGTTTTTTTCCTATTTCTGGTCTATTAGGCGTTATGGCTTTAGGAGGTATTATACTGAAGTTATATCCACTTTTAGCTAAACGTATCAATACTAAATTTTCAAAAATCTGGATAGGTGCAGAAGTATTCTTATTTGTTTTGGTAGGATCAGTAACAGATATTACAGCACTTAGTGAAGCTGGAATAACCGTCGTCCTATTAATACTCATTTCTTTAATCTTCCGCATGACAGCAGTCTTTTTAAGTGTTTCCGGTACAAATTTAACAGTTAAAGAAAAATTGTTTACAGCAGGTGCTTATACACCAAAAGCGACAGTACAAGCTGCGATTGGTTCTATTCCTCTTGCGATGGGAGTGCCAGCAGGTAATATCATTCTAACGGTCGCTGTTCTTTCTATCATCTTGACGGCTCCATTAGGTGCAACATTTATAGATCTTTCCTACAAAAAATTGTTAGAAAAATAG